The genomic window TATTAGCTTTATTAATTATAGATTCTGCATTCTCATTCGCTTCTTTTATTTTTTTTAAAATTTCTTCGCTAATTTCATCAGATTCGTTTTTTAACTCTTTTAGCTCTTCATTATTTATATCTATGGGAGAGTCGAGAACCACGTACTTGTTGTTAATTATCCTTTTATTAAACAATTAAATCTTCTCCTCCACCACCAGAAATTATAATTTCTCCTGATTCTTCAAGCTTTCTGATTTCAGATACGATTCTTTGTTGAGCTTCGTCTACGTCTTTAACTCTTACTGGGCCCATAAATTCTAATTCTTCTTTTATAATTTGCGAAGCTCTATTTGACATGTTTTTATATATGATTTCTTTTACTTCATCAGAAGCGCCTTTTAAACTAAGCGTAAGATCTTTTTGATCAACTTCTCTAAGAACTCTCTGAACCGCTCTATCATCAAGTTTAATAATATCCTCGAATACAAACATTCTTTTTCTAATTTCTTCAGAAAGCTTAGGATCCCTTTCAGAAAGTCTATCAAAAATATTTTTACTCACTACTCTATCTATACTATTCATTATTTCAGCCGATACTTCTATACCACCAACTTGAGAAAATGTTTGAACAGTAAAAGAAGATAATCTGTCTTTCATTTTTGATTCCACTTCTTTTACTATATCCGGTGTTGCAGAATTCATAACAGAAATTCTTTTTATAACGTCAACCTGAAATGATTCAGGCAAGTTAGCTATGATTTGTGATGAAGTACTTGGTGGTAAATAACATAATACCAAAGCAACTGTTTGAGGATGTTCATTTTGTAACACATTAACCATTTGAGTTATATCAACCTTTTTCAAAAAGTCAAATGGTTTTACCTGTAAGTTTGAAACTAATCTTTCGATTATTTCCATTGCTCTTTCAGGGCCAAACGCTCTTTCTAAAAGTTGTTTTGCATAATCAACTCCGCCTTTGTTTATAAACTCTTTAACTTGTGCGTATTCAAAAAATTCATTCATTACAGATTCTTTTAAACTTTCATCAACATTTTCTAAATTTGCTATTTCTAATGTCAATTGTTCCACATCATCATCATCTAATTTTTTTAATATATTTCCAGCATTTTCAGTGCCCATTAAAACTAATAAAATAGCAGATTTTTTAATTCCATTTAATTCTTTATTGTCAGCCATTTTTAATCTCTCCTTACTTGGAGTTTAACCATAATTTTATTATCTCAGCCACATCATCCGGTCTTTTTTCCACTATGTCTTCCAATCTTCTTTGAGCTTCTTGTGAAGGTGTATACTCTTCAACTTCTTCTTCACTCTCAGAAACAAATTCTTGTACACGATCTTCAAGTTTTTTCTTTCTTTCTTCAATGAACTTGTATGTTCTTCTTCTTTTAAGAATTCTAGTGAAAACATATAATAAGAAAGTAATTACTACCACTGATATTATTATTGTTATTATCATTATTATTCTTCTATTTCTTTGATCTAATTGTTCTTGATATTGAGCTCTTTGAGTTTCTGCCGTCCTGTTAAAAGCCATAGAAAGTATTGTTATATTTTGATCTGTTGTACCAACTGCTGTTGAAACAGCTTTATTGATTTGAGCTCTCAATTCATCTGTTTCGGTAATATTTGCATTTGCAAAATCTATAAAAACTGTTATGCTTTTATCAGAAATATCTCCAGATTTATCTTGGACAGTTTTTTTGTATATTTCGTTAACATCGTAGTTTCTAATAGTGTTACTACTACTATAAAATTGTCCTGTACTTTCTTGAGTTTCATATGTAAAAGGAGGTATATTTGATGTAGTCCCAGGCGCAGCCCCGCTGCTACCTGAAGAAGAACTCTCTGTTTGAGTTTGTTCTGACAATACTATTCCATTTTCATCAACCACAGGCTCAACTGTTCTTGCTTCTTCTTCTAATTTTTCCCAATTCAAATTTATTTCAGAAATAACAACAACATTTCCTAAACCAAAAACTGATTGCAAATTTTGCTCAACTTTTTTTGAGTAATATTCTTCTATTTCCGCTTTTAATTGAAATTTGGAGTCGGCACTACCAATTTCAGAATTACTCAATTGATCTGTTAGGTTGTTAGAAAAATTGTCTACAACTTTTACATTTTCTTGAGTCAGTCCTTGAACAGAACCTGTTAAAAAATTAACTATTCCTTTTACTTGTTCTTTCTTCATAGTATAACCATTTTCCAGCATTAGGAGAACAGAAGCTTTTGCAATTGAGTTTTCATCTACTTGATAATATGTTCTCGGTGGAATAACTAAATGTACTTTAGCATATTCTACACCTGACATAGAAGAAATAGTATTAGATAATTCTCCCTCTAAGGCAATTTGATAATTTACTTGCTTGTCATAACTGGTTGCTCCAAACCCTTGATTTTGAAGAAGTTCATAACCTTGATTAGTTCCCCCAAGAACCCCTTGAGTAGCCAATCTCATTCTCAATTCTTGAACATTACCATAATCTACATAAATTGATCCATTAGGATTTACATTATATTTTATTCCCATTTCTTCAAGTGTATTTATTATTCTACCACCATTTGCCTCAGTTACACCACCCATCAAAAATTTATAAGTTATTCTTGTTGAAAGAATAACTGTGATAATAATAATAAGTAATATGGCAGAAGCTATCGAAATATAGATAGTTTTTCTATTTTTATCTTGGTTATTCCACCATTTCTGTATTCTTTCAATAATTTCACCCATTTAAATTAACCCCTCTCAATAAATTTGTAACTCAAAAGATATAGTTTTATTAAATAATTCATAACCAACAAAACTCTTTATATTGGAAATAAGAAAACCTGCACCAAAATATGCAGAATTATTTTTTATATCCATTTTGAATATAAAATAATCTCCCAATTTTTTTTGAAAATATAGTTGATTTTCATTATTAAATTTTATTACAAAATATTCCCATGGAAGACCTAACCTTATCACACCGTTAAAATTATTCAATCCATAAGCAAAATTTGTCCTCGGATAATATAAAAACGAGTAGTCTAAATTCATTTCACTTTTTATTATACCATCATTTTTAATAATATTTGTGTTTAGAGATGTGTATAATTCCATTTTTCTATATGCTATATTATAATAGAAATCTGTTTTCAGTTCATTACCTATAAAATCAATTGAAACCCCATAAACTTGCGGTGAATAAATACCTGTATTTTGATAATTTTCTTGAGCTTTTTTTACTTTTAAATAGTATAATTCTCCAGAATCAGTCATTCCCTTATTTTTAATTGTTCCGGGCCCATCATGATAAGCAGCAATTTGTTTTTTTTCTTCACCAAAAATTCTTCTCAAATATCCATGATATTCTAAAGCCCCTTTTAAATTATCATATGGATCAAAAAGATTGTATACGTATAGGTCTTCTGCTGTCATATATTTCATTTGAAGCAAACCAATAGCATTCGATGAAGAAATCGCATGGGTGTAATAATTTGATTCCACTTGCAGTTGACCTCCAATTAAATCTCTCTCTTGAGACCAAACTGTTTTTAAAATATCCTTTGATTCCATAACTTGATATTTATCTACCATACCTAACTCTAAGTGTAAATTTTTATCTGTGTTAAAAGTATAATCAAAATAAGCCCCTGGCTTTAAAAATAAACGGTTGTATTGATTTATTTCAGCAAATATGTTTAAAGAAATGAGAAGCATAAAAATGATGATGAACGTCTTTTTCATCATAGTACCCTCCATAACAAAAACAAGATACAATAGAATTTTTCTATTGTATCATGAATTTATAAAAATTATATATCATCTATTAATTCCATTATAATTGAAGCTATTTTTTCCCCTGTCCTATTTGCTACTGAAATAACATCTTCAGCTGTAACTTCTTCTAATCCTTCTGCAATTGCCATATCAGTTATAGCTGAAAATCCTAATATTTCCATTCCTGCATGTCTAGCAACGATCACTTCTGGAACTGTTGACATTCCAACTAAATCAGCTCCAAAATTTCTCATCATCCTTAATTCTGCAGGCGTTTCAAAAGTGGGACCTGATATTCCAAGGTACACACCAGTAAATATAGGTTCTCCAATTTTTTTTGCTGATTTAATGGCTAAGTCGATCAATCTTTTTGAGTAAACTTCACTCATATCTGGAAATCTTGGTCCCCATTCTTCATTGTTTTCACCTAACAAAGGGTTGTCTCCCATAAAATTAATTTGATCAGTTATTAAACAAGGTTTACCTTTTTCAAAATTAGGATTCATACCACCAGCTGCATTAGTAACAATGAAAGTTTTTATTCCTAATTCTTGCATTACTCTTGTGGGAAATGTAACTTCTTTCATTGTGTATCCTTCATAGTAATGAAATCTCCCATTCATCAGCATAACATTTTTGTTTTTCATCTTACCAAAAATAAGTTCTCCTTTATGACCAGGTGCTGTTGAAACTGGGAAATTTGGAATTTCATTATAACCAATTGATTTTGAATCTGTCAAAGAATCTGCTATACCTTGTAAACCACTTCCTAATACTATAGCAATTTCAGGCTCAATATTAACTTTTCCTTTTAAAAATTCTGCAGCTTCTTTAACTTTTTCTACATATTCTTTCATTTTATAAGACATTTTTATTCCTCCTTTTATTCTATATATCCTATGTAAGGGAGATTTCTATATTTTTCATCATAGTCTAAACCATAGCCTATTATAAAATAATCGCCTATGTCAAAACCCGGAAATTTCACATTTATCCCGTGAGGATGAACATTTTTTACAACTATTGAAGCTATTTCTATGGACGCTGGATTTTGTCTCTCCAAATATTTAATTATATATTTTAGAGTATTTCCTGTGTCTACTACATCTTCAACAATTATCACATGTTTTCCTTCTAAAGATTCTTCAACCCAACTTTTTACTTTAATTCTACCAGTAGTATTAGTTCCAGAATAACTAGATACTTGAATGAAATTATATAGTACATTCATATCTATTCTTTTCACTAAATCAGAATAAAAGTTAATAGAACCCTTCAAAACGCATAAAGCAACTATTTCATCAGTTTTATCTTTATAGTGATCAGTTATTTTTTCCCCAAGTTCTTTCACCTTTAAATTTAACTCTTCTTCAGATATTAGAGTTTTTATAGCCATTTTATACCTCCCTTATTTCTGTAAACTTATGTCTCCTGCATATAATTTTTTTTCATTGTTATTTTTATCTTTAATTAAAACATAATCTGGAGTTATTTCTATCACTCGAGCTGTTTCTGTTGAATCATTAAATTTTACGCTTACAATATCCCCCTTTTTTATGTTTAACCTTTCCAACCATTTTTTTGTGATAATTGATA from Geotoga petraea includes these protein-coding regions:
- the hpt gene encoding hypoxanthine phosphoribosyltransferase, giving the protein MAIKTLISEEELNLKVKELGEKITDHYKDKTDEIVALCVLKGSINFYSDLVKRIDMNVLYNFIQVSSYSGTNTTGRIKVKSWVEESLEGKHVIIVEDVVDTGNTLKYIIKYLERQNPASIEIASIVVKNVHPHGINVKFPGFDIGDYFIIGYGLDYDEKYRNLPYIGYIE
- a CDS encoding lytic transglycosylase domain-containing protein; this encodes MKKTFIIIFMLLISLNIFAEINQYNRLFLKPGAYFDYTFNTDKNLHLELGMVDKYQVMESKDILKTVWSQERDLIGGQLQVESNYYTHAISSSNAIGLLQMKYMTAEDLYVYNLFDPYDNLKGALEYHGYLRRIFGEEKKQIAAYHDGPGTIKNKGMTDSGELYYLKVKKAQENYQNTGIYSPQVYGVSIDFIGNELKTDFYYNIAYRKMELYTSLNTNIIKNDGIIKSEMNLDYSFLYYPRTNFAYGLNNFNGVIRLGLPWEYFVIKFNNENQLYFQKKLGDYFIFKMDIKNNSAYFGAGFLISNIKSFVGYELFNKTISFELQIY
- a CDS encoding purine-nucleoside phosphorylase, with product MSYKMKEYVEKVKEAAEFLKGKVNIEPEIAIVLGSGLQGIADSLTDSKSIGYNEIPNFPVSTAPGHKGELIFGKMKNKNVMLMNGRFHYYEGYTMKEVTFPTRVMQELGIKTFIVTNAAGGMNPNFEKGKPCLITDQINFMGDNPLLGENNEEWGPRFPDMSEVYSKRLIDLAIKSAKKIGEPIFTGVYLGISGPTFETPAELRMMRNFGADLVGMSTVPEVIVARHAGMEILGFSAITDMAIAEGLEEVTAEDVISVANRTGEKIASIIMELIDDI
- the fliF gene encoding flagellar basal-body MS-ring/collar protein FliF — its product is MGEIIERIQKWWNNQDKNRKTIYISIASAILLIIIITVILSTRITYKFLMGGVTEANGGRIINTLEEMGIKYNVNPNGSIYVDYGNVQELRMRLATQGVLGGTNQGYELLQNQGFGATSYDKQVNYQIALEGELSNTISSMSGVEYAKVHLVIPPRTYYQVDENSIAKASVLLMLENGYTMKKEQVKGIVNFLTGSVQGLTQENVKVVDNFSNNLTDQLSNSEIGSADSKFQLKAEIEEYYSKKVEQNLQSVFGLGNVVVISEINLNWEKLEEEARTVEPVVDENGIVLSEQTQTESSSSGSSGAAPGTTSNIPPFTYETQESTGQFYSSSNTIRNYDVNEIYKKTVQDKSGDISDKSITVFIDFANANITETDELRAQINKAVSTAVGTTDQNITILSMAFNRTAETQRAQYQEQLDQRNRRIIMIITIIISVVVITFLLYVFTRILKRRRTYKFIEERKKKLEDRVQEFVSESEEEVEEYTPSQEAQRRLEDIVEKRPDDVAEIIKLWLNSK
- the fliG gene encoding flagellar motor switch protein FliG, yielding MADNKELNGIKKSAILLVLMGTENAGNILKKLDDDDVEQLTLEIANLENVDESLKESVMNEFFEYAQVKEFINKGGVDYAKQLLERAFGPERAMEIIERLVSNLQVKPFDFLKKVDITQMVNVLQNEHPQTVALVLCYLPPSTSSQIIANLPESFQVDVIKRISVMNSATPDIVKEVESKMKDRLSSFTVQTFSQVGGIEVSAEIMNSIDRVVSKNIFDRLSERDPKLSEEIRKRMFVFEDIIKLDDRAVQRVLREVDQKDLTLSLKGASDEVKEIIYKNMSNRASQIIKEELEFMGPVRVKDVDEAQQRIVSEIRKLEESGEIIISGGGGEDLIV